The Triticum aestivum cultivar Chinese Spring chromosome 4B, IWGSC CS RefSeq v2.1, whole genome shotgun sequence sequence TATCGAAATGCAGTGATCAACAAGAGTATCTTATAAATGACGAGTGTGATGACGACCAACTGGAAGAGGAAACAAAATATGTAACTGCATGCGTATGACATGCAAACCAGTGACGATTGTGACCACGACGATGCATGGTTTGTGATGCATCGATCGATGGATGATGGGTGGATCAGCTGGGGCAGGTGAAGTCGGCGGGGCAAGTCTTGCCGCACTGGTTGAGGAGGAGCACGAGGTCGACAGGGACGTTGAGCTTGATGCCGAGGACGTTGGCGTTGATGGCGGTGCAGAGACAGACGGCGGCTTCGAGGTCGGCAAGCCCGCTCAGCAGGGGGCAGCAGTCCTCGCTTGCCGGCACGCCGAGGTTGAGCTTTAGCAGGTTCAGTATGTTGGCGCACGCCTTCAGCTTCAGCGTGTTGATCGAGCAGGGGCCGCTGCCGCCTCCGGTCGTCGGCGGGGTTGGGACTGGGatgacgggcgggggcatggccaTCGGCGGGGTTGGCACTGGGATGGCCGGTGTGTTGCCGCAGTACGACCCGCAGCCATGCGCGGCTGCCATGAGGACCAGGTTCAGGGCGAGGAAGAGGGCGACCTTGGAGGGCGCCATTGCTATGCTGATGAAACAAGTAGCCAGCAAGAGTGTACTGGGTTGTGGCTGAGCTAGGTGGGCTTGCTAGCTTGTGATGCTTTTCTTTGGTTGCTTGGGGTGGTATTTATAGGCCGGGATGTAGTGTGCATTTGTGCAACAAGTGCAAGCACGTCATGATATATCGAGTTTGACTCTTGCCGTAATTTGCGAAAAATATATACCACCACTAGTGTGCCATTATTGGAGCTTAACTTGTTTGCTAACGAGCAAAACCCTTAGACCTGCGCCATGAGATATGTTTGATGGGTTTGCAAATTTAGCTGTAATCTTGAGGGCATACATAGGATAGGACAAAGGAATATATATGCATGGCAGCGCTACGAGCTGGCACATAACCTGATCTTCAGGGTCACGGGAGGAAAATATAGGAGATTACATGTGGCCATGCATGCACATGCAAGCTACTACCAGCGCAGAGATGTCTAGTATACGTTTCGTACTTTGGTTTATTATATACTGGCTCGTTGGCATGGACACATACGCTACAACTAGCTGTCTAATTATTAGTTAATTGTCCCATCTGGGCAGTGGTTGTGCTGGCAAATAATTTCAATATTGACAAGGGAATTACACTGCTGTAGTAGCTAGTTTACAATATCGCCGCAACAAAAAAAACTAGCTTACAATATTCATGTGATAGAGCTAGGCCGCTGTGTGAACAAGTGCACATGAAGAAATTACTAATTTTCTATTTTTCAATTATCTATAATATATTTATATTTCACTTGTCTTTCAATCTTCGGATCAACACCTACACTTATCGTAGTTTCTGGAAAATCGCGCACTCTCAGTACTAAACTTTTATGTTAGGTAATAGTATGCCATTTTAGGTAATCAATACCTTAAAGTATTAGACAACTTGAGATTTACTAAAAGTGAAATCATATGCTCTCTATCCACGGAAATGTTGTATTACGTTGTTGAGCTTCTAGTCTAGGTAAAATAACTGAGTGTACTATTTGTTGTATGCAAAGATCCACACTGCGTTTAGTCTGTAGCAAACTGATTAATTACTAGTTTATGCAAGGATGAATATGTAGCTCATGAATTTCTAGTGTATGCAAGGCTGAATGAGTCATCCTATTAAACGTTATATGTGAAGGAAGAAGGATAGTGGGCATTGCGCCTTGGCAGATCTATTTTTTTCCTGGGGAAGCCTTGACAGATACTTAATGCTTAATAGTGCAGCATATCTACTAATATTTTATTTGTGGAAAGTATGTTTTTTATTTAATATGTTTCAGAAACAGATGTTAATGTTAGTTTGAAAGTGAGCCTTAGTTGAGCTGAGCACGTGGCCGATTAATATATATTCAAGGTTTTCCAAAAAAACACAGAAAATGAACAAAGTAAACATAAATGCAAATTAAATGTGAAGAAAGTAAAACATAAGAAAAGAGAAATATTTAAAAGGACAAAATAAGACAAAGGAAAACACAAAAAATGGCACCCAAACATCAGACACATATTGCGCCCTTCGGGCAGTACATCCACTATCCTTCACATGAAGTCGTAGAAACCAAAGAACAACCTAATTTTAAACGAACATGTTTGAGCAGGGAAAGGGGTTGCGCAAGACAACCAGGATAATAAAGGACTTTTTACTTTACTCGGGGGAAATCTGCAAGACTTACATTCTCTTTGTTTTCTCCCCTTGGATGCATTCCGATCTTCTTCCAACATTAGACTGGGATTTTATCACTTCTTCCTGCCTTGTAgccacaacaattatatatattacaaaaataacaaTGATTTTAGAGTAGGATTTTCCATGATGATTTTTTTACCTGCATTCATGCAAGTATACCAATATTATTTTGTAGATAATTAATGAATGCCCAGCCTAAGTCGTGGAGGCCAATATAAAATTGCAATCCCACCCATCATCTAAAACCGGCCAAGTGGTCAGCTCAACTCAAGCTCACTTTCGGCCCACTTCATCTAGCAATTTGAATTGCACAAACCAGTTTGACCCATACACAAGAAGGAAAAGGCGCTATGTGATACAATAGAACACTCTCCTGCCTAAGATCGCACCAAGACATAAGCAGATTCCACTTCTTTTGCAATGACTTTGATGCAAAATAATGAAACTCTAAACATTTACTATTCT is a genomic window containing:
- the LOC123089661 gene encoding cortical cell-delineating protein-like; amino-acid sequence: MAPSKVALFLALNLVLMAAAHGCGSYCGNTPAIPVPTPPMAMPPPVIPVPTPPTTGGGSGPCSINTLKLKACANILNLLKLNLGVPASEDCCPLLSGLADLEAAVCLCTAINANVLGIKLNVPVDLVLLLNQCGKTCPADFTCPS